CATCCTAGCGGCAGGGGTTCGAATCCCCTTGGGGGTACCACTTAAATCTAGTTGAAACTACTTTGATTTATCGTAAATAAGTAATTTTATTTTAGTTGCTTTTTAAACTAGAGGGCGAATAGCTCAGTTGGGAGAGCACCTGCCTTACAAGCAGGGGGTCACAGGTTCGAGCCCTGTTTCGCCCACCATGGGGATGTAGTAGAGCTGGTCAACAACGCCGGCCTGTCACGCCGGAGGACGCGGGTTCAAATCCCGTCATCCCCGCCATGTGCTGACGTAGCTCAATTGGCAGAGCAGCTGACTTGTAATCAGCAGGTTACCGGTTCAAGTCCGGTCGTCAGCTCCATAAGAAAGTGGGCCATTAGCTCAGCTGGAAGAGCATCGGACTTTTAATCCGAGTGTCGGAGGTTCGATCCCTCCATGGCTCACCATTTATTAACGCGGGGTAGAGCAATCTGGTAGCTCGTCGGGCTCATAACCCGGAGGCCATCGGTTCGAATCCGATCCCCGCAACCAAATGTGGCGAGATAGCTCAGTTGGTAGAGCAGTGGATTGAAAATCCTCGTGTCCCCGGTTCGAATCCGGGTCTTGCCACCATCTATTTAACCTTTTGTGCGAAGGTGGTGGAACTGGCAGACACGCTAGATTTAGGATCTAGTGGGTTAATCCCATGCGGGTTCGACTCCCGCCCTTCGCACCATTTTTATTCTGCGGGAATAGCTCAGTTGGCTAGAGCACCAGCCTTCCAAGCTGGGTGTCGCCGGTTCGAGTCCGGTTTCCCGCTCCATTTTTATTAAGCGCCTGTAGCTCAGGTGGATAGAGCAATGGACTTCTAATCCATGAGTCGGGGGTTCGATTCCTCCCAGGCGTACCATTTTTTATGGTGGGTGTAGCTCAGTTGGTTAGAGCGCAGGATTGTGGCTCCTGAGGTCGTGGGTTCAAGTCCCATCACTCACCCCATTTTAAATTCAAATTTGAATTTAACCTCTAATATATGATGTTCATCATATATTAGAGGTTTTTTATTTTTTGCAGGGAATTAATAATATAGATAGAATAAATAGAATAGAAAGAAAATAAATATTTAGGTGGGGATCAAAATGTTTAAAAAAGAGTTTAAGTTTATAATTATTAGCTTAATTGTGATTAATTTATTATTATGTACTGGTGCTGGTATAGCAGCTTCTAAGAATAAAGTAAGTAATTATGAATTGGGTTTAAAATATTTTAGAGCAGGAAAGTATCAATCTGCCGTTCCAAAATTAGTAGCAGCTGTATCAGAGAAACCTGATTTAATGTATCCACACTATGTATTAGGGCTAGCTTATTATCGTTTGAATAAATATCAATTTGCTGAAACTCAACTAAAAAAAGCTCACGAAATTAACCCAAAAAATTATCGAGTTATGATTAATTTAGGTAGAGTATATCTAAAAGAGGATAAAGTTAAAGAATCTATTAAAATTACTAAAAGAGCTATAGAAATTAATAAACAGTCTGATGATAGTTATAATGTCTTAGGAATGGCCTATAGAAAAGATAGCAAGATTAAGAAAGCAATTGTTAATTTTAAGGAATCAATTAGATTAAATAATAAAAATTATTATGCTTTAAATAACTTGGGATATACATATATTAAAATAGATCAATACAAAGAAGCGATTTCAGTTCTAAAGAAAGCGGTTGATTTAAGCCCAAAGATTCCTTATATATATAATAATTTAGGATTTGCCTATGAAAAAGCAGGTAAATTAAAGAAAGCAAAAACAGCTTATAAAAAGGCCTTAGTTATAGATAGTAACTATCACAAAGCTAAGATTAATTTAAAGCGAATAAAAAGATTATTAAAAGAATAAAATATTTAAGTAACCTTTAGTCTTTTAGATTAAAGGCGTTTTATTATGATAAAGAACATAAAGTTGTTCTTTTTTACACAGACTATTAATGACAACTTTCAGTATAGGATGTGTAAAAGTATGAATAATAAGTATTCTTTTTTATTAGGAGCAGGCGCATCAGTTCCAGCTGGTATCCCTTCATTAGAAAAATTATATAAATTATATCTTGAAAATTTAACCAAAAAAGAAATAAGTTTAATTAATTTGATGGAGGAAAGGCTTGGTGAAAATAAAAATCAGGATTATAATTTTAATTTAAAATCTCTATTAAATATGTTAAACTTACTAAAAAAATTTGACCAAGAACCAATTAAATCTCTATTTTTTAATATAGAAAATGAATTAATAAATAATCTGAATTTAGTTCCAACTATGATAAGAAAATTAAAGAAAATAATTAGAAATAAATGTATGGCAGAGGAGAAAAATATAAATTATCTATTACCTTTGCGTAAATTTATTTATAATGCAAATAGTTTACAGATATTTACTTTGAATTATGATTTAATTATTGAGACATTATGTGAACTTTATCGAATTGATTATACTGATGGTTTTAAATTAACTTGGCAGCCTGAATTATTTGAGGATGAAAGCTTTGATTTACGATTATATAAACTTCACGGTTCAAGTATATGGTATGAAACAGAAAATGGAAAGAAATTAAAAATTCCTATTAGTAATTACAAAGGTGATTTAAAGTATTTTTTAGGTACAGAATTATCAAATTTATTAATTTATCCTCAAAAGAATAATCGTGAGCCATTTCAAAAATTATTGCATTACTTTGATCTACATTTATTAGAAATAGATACTTTAATTAGTATTGGATATAGTTTTAATGATTCTTTAATTAGACAACGAGTACTTGATGGATTAAAGAATAATCCTCGGCTGCATATTTATTTAATTAGTCCACATGCGGAGGAAACTTTAAATAAATATTTTAGTCATTATAAAGAAAGAATTTTTGTTTTTAATCAGGGCGTTAGAGAAGTTTTAGCTGATGATTTTTTGTATTTTAAAGTACAAGATTTTTTGCAAGAGTAAATTTTATATAGGAGTGAAAGTAAATTGATATTGATAATCTCTTCATTATTATTAGGAGTATTACTTGGTTATTTTGAAATTTTACCCAAAAAAATTTTTGACTTAACTGATAAATTAATTATTATAGGTTTAGTATCATTATTATTTAGTATGGGAGCAGAGATAGGATTGAATGATAAGATTATGGCTAACTTAGATAAGTTAGGACTTCAGGCCTTAGTTTTGGCAGTTGGAAGTATAATGGGAAGTTTAGGTTTAATTAAATTATTAGAAAATATGATAGCTGACTTTGGAAGGGAGGATAAGAGACAGAGATGACTATTTTAATTATATTATCGATGGTTAGTGGTATTTTAGTTGGACAATTTTTTCTACCTCAACAGGTAGCTAATATATTAAATGAGACAACTATGTATTTTTTGGCTTTCCTATTATTAGGGGTTGGAATTGATATTGGACAAAATAAAGAAGTAATTTCCAAAATAAAAAAAATTGGTTGGAAGATCATATTAGTACCTTTAATGATAGGAATCGGGAGTATAATAGGAGCTATTTTAAGTGGTTGGTTATTGACTTTGCCAGTGAATGAATCTAGTGCTATTGGAGCTGGGTTTGGTTGGTATAGTTTGTCCGGAGTATTGATAACAGAGATTTATGATGTCCAAATAGGTAGTTTAGCCTTTTTAACTAATATATTTCGAGAATTATTGGCAGTTATTTTAATTCCATTGTTGGCTAAGAAGCAAGAAAGCTTGACCTTGATTGCTCCTGGAGGAGCAACTACAATGGATACTACCCTACCATTAATTGTTAAAAGTTCCACTTCTAAATTAGGAGTAATTGCTTTTATTAGTGGTGTAGTATTATCATTTTTAGTACCTATTTTAGTGCCAATATTAATTAAATTATAAATTTACTTACCTTCTTTAAGTTTACTTCTTTAATAATCCTTTAATCCATTTAAGAAAACTAGGTAATTTAAATCCTCCTCCCCATGATTTTAAGTCGTCTTCTTCATTTTTAGACCAAGCAAAAAAGAAATCGATTTTCATTTTTTTCCCTCCTCTATTTTATTCTCATTTATTAATTATCATATGTGTAATTAGTAGAATAGTGAAAGATATTAATAACTTTTTAGTTTTAGGACAAAATATTAACATGTATTTTCCTGATTAAATCTTTATGTTAAATATCTATGACATATTATTTTGCTTTGTAAGGCAATAGTGGAATATATTATCCCATAATAATTAATATTTTCTTTAAAATTAAAAGGATTTTATATGTGAGCCTAGAAGACTTAAAATATAGTGGTAGATTGTGGGGGAGAATGGAGTAATTGTGGTTAATCGATTAAATAAAGCGGGGATTTATTATGTTAATGGGTGAATACATACATTCAATGGATAAAAAAGGACGAGTAATTATTCCTGCGAAATTTCGGGAAGAACTTGAGGATAAGTTTGTCGTGACTCGTGGTTTAGATGAGTGTCTCTTTATTTACCCTATGGAAGAATGGCAAGAATTAGAGGATAAATTACAGTCATTACCTTTAACCAAAAAAGATGTAAGGATCTTTGTTAGGTTTTTCTTTTCTGGAGCTACAGAATGTCAGTTGGATAAACAAGGGCGAATATCAATTCCCGCTAATTTAAGAGAGTATAGTAAACTTCAAAAGGAAGTTGTTATTGTTGGTGTTTCAGATAGAGTTGAGTTATGGAGTAAAGAAAAATGGGATGATTACTTGGCTGAAGCGGAGGATTCTTATGAAGACATAGCCGAAAAGATGGAAGAATTAGGAATTTGATATAAATTATTAGATAAATAAATTAGGTGATAAAATGGATTTTGATCATATACCAGTATTACTGACAGAAACAATTGAATTATTAAATTGTAAGAAAGATGGCATTTATGTTGATTGTACAGTAGGAGGGGGAGGACATGCTGTAGAGATTGCCAGTAATCTTACTGCAAATGGTACCTTAATTGGTATCGATCAAGATTTAGCAGCTATTAAAGCGGCTAAAGAATCTCTGTCTGAAGTTGAATGTGAAGTAAAGTTAGTAAGAGATAATTATAAAAATGTTGATAAGGTTTTGAATAAGTTTAGGATAGATTCTGTTGATGGGTTATTATTTGATCTAGGATTTTCGTCGCATCAAATTGATACTGCTCAAAGAGGATTTAGTTATAGATATGAAGCACCATTAGATATGAGAATGGATCAACGAGCTTCGACAACTGCTGCTGATTTAGTAAATAATCTATCCCAATCAAAACTAACAGATATTATTGCTGAGTATGGAGAAGAAAAATGGGCTAGTAGAATTGCAGAATTTATAGTTAATCGTCGTCAAGAACAACCATTTGAATTAACTACAGAATTAGTGGAAACAATTAAAGCTGCAATTCCTGCTGGTGCTAGACGAAATGGGCCCCATCCAGCTAAACGAACATTTCAAGCATTAAGAATTGCTGTTAATGATGAATTGGAAATTTTGTCTAAAACTTTAGATAAGATAGTACCTCTTTTAAGGTCTGAAGGAAGAATTGCAGTTATTACTTTTCATTCTTTAGAAGATCGGATTGTTAAACATAAATTTAAAGAATTAGCTCAAGACTGTATATGTCCTCCGGACTTTCCAATTTGTGCTTGTGATGAAGAATCAAAAATAGAAATTATTAATAAACAGCCTATAACTGCTCAGCAAGAAGAAATAGATAATAATCCAAGAGCTCGAAGTGCAAAATTAAGAGTAGCAGAAAAACTTTGATTTAGTTCTAAATTTAGGGGTAGGTGAATAAAGTGATAGTAGTAGAGAAGAAAACAAAAGATTATAAAAAAATAAATTCTACTGCTAATGACGAGGAGAAGCAGAGAAGGCGGCAAAAGAAACGGCAGGATAATAATGGGTCTAATGGCGTCTTAATATATATGTTTATTGGTATTTTAATTATTTTAATTACAGCTGTATTTGGGATTTTATATATCAATAAGTATGTAGAGATGAACAAGATTAGTTTGAAGATTAATCGAGTAGAAAAAGAAATTGAGACTTTGAATGCTAAGAAGCAGAAATTGAAATTGAAGATTTCTCAACATAAATCTTTGCGCCGAGTAGAGAAGGTAGCCAAAACTCAGCTGGGAATGGTAGAGCCAAAAGATATAAGGTATATTGCTATGAATCAACAAGAAACACATGATATTAAAAATAAGCTACCAGTTGACTCTAAAACTAAGAAATTCAAATTAGGGAAATTAAGTCATAGAGTTATTAGCTGGTTACAGGGACTTACTGAAGTAGAAGCTGGAACATTAGAAGATTGATAATGTAGGAGGAAAGTTCTTTAGCTCCTATACAGGTAAAGGGTGATTTATATGGATGAATCTAGACTACAAGTAAGAAAAAGAATTTTAATTCTTTTTCTTATTGTAGTTTTTGTTATGTTAGGAATTATTTTGAGATTAGCATGGATACAGCTCTTCAAGAATGACTTATATCAATCAAAGGCTTTAAACCAGCGGTTGAGAAAGTTAAAAGTTGAACCGAGGCGTGGACTCATCTATGATAGTAATGGAGAGGAATTGGCAATTAGTGGTAGTTCACAGACCGTAGTTGCTGTTCCTGCTGAAATTGAAAATCCAACTCAGGTAGCCGATAAATTGGCATTGATTTTAGATATGAAGCGTAGTAAAATTTATAAAAAGATTACTAAATCTGCCTATGCTGTTTATTTAGAACGTAAAAT
The window above is part of the Sporohalobacter salinus genome. Proteins encoded here:
- a CDS encoding tetratricopeptide repeat protein, producing MFKKEFKFIIISLIVINLLLCTGAGIAASKNKVSNYELGLKYFRAGKYQSAVPKLVAAVSEKPDLMYPHYVLGLAYYRLNKYQFAETQLKKAHEINPKNYRVMINLGRVYLKEDKVKESIKITKRAIEINKQSDDSYNVLGMAYRKDSKIKKAIVNFKESIRLNNKNYYALNNLGYTYIKIDQYKEAISVLKKAVDLSPKIPYIYNNLGFAYEKAGKLKKAKTAYKKALVIDSNYHKAKINLKRIKRLLKE
- a CDS encoding SIR2 family protein, yielding MNNKYSFLLGAGASVPAGIPSLEKLYKLYLENLTKKEISLINLMEERLGENKNQDYNFNLKSLLNMLNLLKKFDQEPIKSLFFNIENELINNLNLVPTMIRKLKKIIRNKCMAEEKNINYLLPLRKFIYNANSLQIFTLNYDLIIETLCELYRIDYTDGFKLTWQPELFEDESFDLRLYKLHGSSIWYETENGKKLKIPISNYKGDLKYFLGTELSNLLIYPQKNNREPFQKLLHYFDLHLLEIDTLISIGYSFNDSLIRQRVLDGLKNNPRLHIYLISPHAEETLNKYFSHYKERIFVFNQGVREVLADDFLYFKVQDFLQE
- a CDS encoding LysO family transporter; this translates as MILIISSLLLGVLLGYFEILPKKIFDLTDKLIIIGLVSLLFSMGAEIGLNDKIMANLDKLGLQALVLAVGSIMGSLGLIKLLENMIADFGREDKRQR
- a CDS encoding lysine exporter LysO family protein, with the translated sequence MTILIILSMVSGILVGQFFLPQQVANILNETTMYFLAFLLLGVGIDIGQNKEVISKIKKIGWKIILVPLMIGIGSIIGAILSGWLLTLPVNESSAIGAGFGWYSLSGVLITEIYDVQIGSLAFLTNIFRELLAVILIPLLAKKQESLTLIAPGGATTMDTTLPLIVKSSTSKLGVIAFISGVVLSFLVPILVPILIKL
- the mraZ gene encoding division/cell wall cluster transcriptional repressor MraZ, encoding MLMGEYIHSMDKKGRVIIPAKFREELEDKFVVTRGLDECLFIYPMEEWQELEDKLQSLPLTKKDVRIFVRFFFSGATECQLDKQGRISIPANLREYSKLQKEVVIVGVSDRVELWSKEKWDDYLAEAEDSYEDIAEKMEELGI
- the rsmH gene encoding 16S rRNA (cytosine(1402)-N(4))-methyltransferase RsmH — its product is MDFDHIPVLLTETIELLNCKKDGIYVDCTVGGGGHAVEIASNLTANGTLIGIDQDLAAIKAAKESLSEVECEVKLVRDNYKNVDKVLNKFRIDSVDGLLFDLGFSSHQIDTAQRGFSYRYEAPLDMRMDQRASTTAADLVNNLSQSKLTDIIAEYGEEKWASRIAEFIVNRRQEQPFELTTELVETIKAAIPAGARRNGPHPAKRTFQALRIAVNDELEILSKTLDKIVPLLRSEGRIAVITFHSLEDRIVKHKFKELAQDCICPPDFPICACDEESKIEIINKQPITAQQEEIDNNPRARSAKLRVAEKL
- a CDS encoding septum formation initiator family protein, whose product is MNKVIVVEKKTKDYKKINSTANDEEKQRRRQKKRQDNNGSNGVLIYMFIGILIILITAVFGILYINKYVEMNKISLKINRVEKEIETLNAKKQKLKLKISQHKSLRRVEKVAKTQLGMVEPKDIRYIAMNQQETHDIKNKLPVDSKTKKFKLGKLSHRVISWLQGLTEVEAGTLED